One window of Oryza brachyantha chromosome 12, ObraRS2, whole genome shotgun sequence genomic DNA carries:
- the LOC102721497 gene encoding histone H2B.2 produces MAPKAEKKPAEKKPAEDKAGEKAEKAPAAGGKKPKAEKRLPASKGEKGGEGKKERGRKKGKKSVETYKIYIFKVLKQVHPDIGISSKAMSIMNSFINDIFEKLAGESAKLARYNKKPTITSREIQTSVRLVLPGELAKHAVSEGTKAVTKFTSS; encoded by the coding sequence ATGGCGCCCAAGGCCGAGAAGAAGCCCGCGGAGAAGAAGCCGGCGGAGGACAAGGCCGGCGAGAAGGCGGAGAAggccccggcggcgggggggaAGAAGCCCAAGGCCGAGAAGAGGCTGCCGGCGTCCAAGGGCGAGAAGGGCGGCGAGGGCAAGAAGGAGCGCGGCAGGAAGAAGGGCAAGAAGAGCGTGGAGACCTACAAGATTTACATCTTCAAGGTGCTCAAGCAGGTGCATCCCGATATCGGGATCTCCTCTAAGGCCATGTCTATCATGAATTCCTTCATCAACGACATTTTTGAGAAGCTCGCTGGTGAGTCCGCCAAGCTCGCCAGGTACAACAAGAAGCCCACCATCACCTCCAGGGAGATCCAGACCTCGgtccgcctcgtcctccccgGCGAGCTCGCCAAGCACGCCGTCTCCGAGGGCACCAAGGCCGTAACCAAGTTCACCAGCTCTTAG
- the LOC102721217 gene encoding hydroxymethylglutaryl-CoA lyase, mitochondrial, with product MSSLEQPLGLGDLPKLSINRLERFSPSACRASADDCSPSNYKHCNGGNDQTIFHGSSSWHMQGHYTNSSCNGVDMEFRALPRKVLWDLPRFVKIVEVGPRDGLQNEKNTVPTSVKIELIHKLVASGLSVIEATSFVSPKWVPQLADAKDVVEGIRHVPDVRFPVLTPNLRGFEAAVAAGAKEVAVFASASESFSKSNLNCTIKESLVRYRDVITSAKKHGIGLRGYVSCVVGCPVEGTIHPSKVAYVAKELYDMGCSEISLGDTIGVGTPGSVLAMLEAVMSFVPVDKLAVHFHDTYGQALANIMVSLQMGINIVDSSVSGLGGCPYANGATGNVATEDVVYMLHGLGIETNVDLNKLMDAGDYISKHLGRPSGSKTTTALRKLTT from the exons ATGTCGAGCCTTGAGCAGCCACTTGGTCTTGGGGACCTGCCAAAGTTGAGTATTAACAGACTTGAAAGGTTCTCTCCAAGTGCCTGCAGAGCAAGCGCTGATGATTGCAGCCCTAGCAA TTACAAGCATTGCAATGGTGGAAATGACCAGACGATCTTTCACGGTAGTTCTTCATGGCATATGCAAGGACACTACACCAATTCATCATGCAATGGAGTGGATATGGAGTTCAGAGCTCTTCCACGGAAG GTTTTATGGGACCTTCCAAGGTTTGTAAAGATAGTTGAAGTTGGACCACGTGATGGTCTGCAAAATGAGAAGAATACTGTACCAACATCTGTAAAGATTGAACTGATACACAAATTGGTGGCGTCTGGTCTATCAGTAATTGAAGCCACAAGTTTTGTTTCCCCAAAATGGGTGCCACAG CTAGCAGATGCAAAGGATGTGGTTGAAGGGATTAGGCATGTACCAGATGTGCGCTTTCCAGTGTTAACTCCTAACCTCAGA GGATTTGAGGCTGCTGTTGCAGCTGGTGCAAAAGAAGTTGCAGTTTTCGCATCTGCCTCTGAATCCTTTTCTAAGTCAAACCTTAATTGTACCATCAAGGAAAGCCTTGTTCGGTACCGTGATGTTATAACTTCTGCCAAGAAACATGGAATAGGTCTCCGTGG GTATGTTTCATGTGTGGTTGGCTGCCCTGTTGAAGGCACAATTCATCCATCAAAGGTAGCATATGTAGCCAAGGAGCTCTATGATATGGGTTGCTCGGAGATTTCACTTGGGGACACAATTGGAGTTGGCACACCAG GTAGTGTACTTGCTATGCTTGAAGCTGTCATGTCTTTTGTCCCGGTGGACAAGCTCGCCGTTCATTTCCATGATACATATGGCCAAGCCCTTGCCAACATAATGGTCTCTCTCCAA ATGGGTATCAACATAGTGGACTCATCAGTGTCAGGACTTGGAGGATGCCCATACGCAAATGGCGCCACTGGCAACGTCGCGACAGAGGACGTGGTGTACATGCTCCACGGCCTGGGGATAGAGACCAATGTTGATCTCAACAAGCTCATGGATGCTGGAGATTACATCTCCAAGCATCTGGGAAGGCCATCAGGTTCCAAGACCACCACTGCTCTCCGCAAGCTAACGACCTAA